From Rhodococcus sp. B7740, one genomic window encodes:
- a CDS encoding KAP family P-loop NTPase fold protein: protein MSSGTSGHTGAPRLLPDDLLDDRELAAAKDDRLAHEGIVDQLAALATTVTMPSNIALYGPWGAGKSGIANLLKNKIDGRSGVRCVRFDAFKYADVPLRRNFISAVASELGCTQSKYHEDLYSGRTKTEIKVPPATIFKLLGYFGLLLFGLTVILAVVVAAVAFGQSRIGANGDFGVEFKSLSKQVVLAGLLPATLLAALITLASKTFGVDHSLAKPDSDEQFEKIFRDLVAAAGARRLVVFVDELDRCSASEVVTTLDTIRTFLGIDRCVFIVAADQNVLEGALTRAAKQDTPADDTNPYYSTGSAYLDKVFQYQLSLPPLLPQSVSKYAATLVENRRGLWSEVNREYVLSVLIPTHVTSPRRVKHLLNTFALTYRLAQERHDADLLAEDPRTNAAAVARLVCLRVEFPLFARHLEVDASLPTLVLELVRDEDAQLPAGTSDRATDIAKSYALRSAAPSTVLVEDEPGVDDDAADDRATQIGEAHNKQLLNYLSRTRQVRGPSRDMVYMQSTGTVFGLDGALALAVERAAEDVDVDTLQQHLDGLDEAAREGVLQVLTNQIRTGAGLTGPNAARSFLLLTEANPDLPIVSVADTVAEAICVLEDDTTDFLDGETAASAWVLTKVGSEASAPALRRRVIAAITHPGFTTPDFFFQDTALALDAAPAAVADFLSSRIVSESGPTTIARVFELSDDDLLKVITAMHNRICTLVRETEQTHAEWVAEQEATPTAPATTTVTEEPEPEPFTPKAVLNALADCAGKRETPLQHAVLRLLLDIDNRDARDAAVRLLGKTEPISELKLVTSILEAIPKRAVSGWTNWLTGIVPSAIVAAHAEPMKKLVVEAWENESDLNVIRSALDALTPLIANLPDGSTPSLNSDVLEFVEYHVTTTQEASERRDILELARLFASARVLDYDKILSAVAHSLQDTLAETLAPVDTDDPLYRYLVENGTEAVRVSADELVDHEVRALLEEATTSPWLDDLGHVVMPLELARAAGPTHVDPTDLPPVHVMADISRQYEQLAVHAAALWFELTHPGPEDFAAVYDPLQRANAHGPELTNAAGKVQQGWTAEQHRALLDRYLAEADTEVPNDLVLKTLGLANVDDTQIAELLISRFSAATNNVQRQAVIALWGKANIKGDVVRRRLVESIVYGLLDLKISSGNGGAAELALNALSSVGKPLPPRIKGALGERVRKAVTGTKSLEDKALVVLPALGYKTTTKFFGSIKRVRYDS from the coding sequence ATGTCATCAGGAACGTCCGGGCACACCGGAGCGCCGAGACTGCTTCCAGATGATTTGTTGGACGACCGCGAACTTGCCGCCGCGAAGGACGACCGCCTCGCGCACGAGGGCATCGTTGACCAACTCGCGGCCCTAGCTACGACAGTAACGATGCCTTCCAATATCGCCCTGTATGGACCGTGGGGTGCTGGCAAGAGCGGAATTGCGAACCTGCTTAAGAACAAGATCGATGGGCGCAGCGGTGTTCGATGCGTACGGTTTGACGCGTTCAAATACGCGGACGTGCCACTACGTCGCAATTTCATCAGCGCTGTCGCGAGCGAACTCGGCTGCACGCAGTCCAAGTACCATGAGGATCTCTACAGTGGCAGGACCAAGACTGAGATCAAAGTCCCTCCAGCCACTATTTTCAAGCTGCTGGGTTATTTCGGGCTGCTGCTTTTCGGCCTTACGGTGATACTCGCAGTCGTGGTGGCGGCCGTTGCATTCGGTCAGAGCCGCATCGGTGCAAATGGTGACTTTGGGGTCGAGTTCAAATCGTTGTCCAAGCAGGTCGTGTTGGCCGGTCTTCTCCCGGCCACTCTGCTCGCTGCGCTGATCACGTTGGCGAGCAAGACCTTCGGTGTCGACCACAGCCTGGCGAAGCCAGATAGTGACGAGCAGTTCGAGAAGATTTTCAGAGACTTGGTCGCAGCCGCTGGAGCCAGGCGCCTTGTCGTGTTTGTGGACGAGCTCGATCGGTGTTCGGCCAGCGAGGTGGTGACCACACTGGACACCATCCGGACATTCCTGGGCATCGACCGGTGTGTCTTCATCGTGGCTGCTGACCAGAACGTGCTGGAGGGAGCGCTCACCCGAGCCGCAAAGCAGGACACCCCGGCCGACGACACCAACCCGTACTACAGCACCGGCAGCGCGTACCTGGACAAAGTCTTTCAATACCAACTGAGTCTCCCGCCGCTGCTGCCCCAGAGCGTAAGCAAGTACGCAGCCACGCTCGTGGAAAACCGCAGAGGCTTATGGTCCGAGGTCAACCGCGAGTACGTTCTCTCGGTCCTAATACCCACCCACGTAACCAGCCCCCGACGCGTCAAGCACCTACTCAATACGTTTGCGCTGACATACCGCCTTGCCCAGGAACGTCACGACGCAGATCTCCTGGCCGAGGACCCTCGCACGAACGCAGCCGCTGTCGCGCGGCTCGTCTGCCTCCGGGTGGAGTTCCCGCTCTTCGCACGGCACCTTGAAGTCGATGCAAGCCTTCCCACACTCGTGCTTGAACTGGTGCGAGACGAGGACGCACAACTGCCCGCCGGAACCTCCGACCGCGCGACCGACATCGCCAAGTCGTACGCACTTAGAAGTGCCGCCCCGAGCACCGTTCTCGTCGAGGACGAACCAGGCGTTGATGACGACGCAGCCGATGACCGCGCGACTCAGATCGGCGAGGCACACAACAAACAGCTGCTCAACTATTTGAGCCGGACCCGCCAGGTACGGGGCCCGTCCAGAGACATGGTCTACATGCAAAGCACGGGAACAGTATTCGGGCTGGACGGTGCGCTTGCGCTCGCGGTCGAGCGCGCCGCGGAAGATGTGGACGTCGACACACTGCAACAACACCTCGATGGGCTCGACGAAGCGGCGCGGGAAGGGGTCCTGCAGGTCCTGACTAACCAAATACGGACAGGTGCCGGACTCACCGGACCGAACGCCGCACGGTCTTTCCTGTTGCTCACCGAAGCCAACCCAGACCTTCCCATAGTCAGCGTGGCCGACACCGTCGCCGAAGCAATCTGCGTTCTGGAGGACGACACAACTGACTTCCTTGACGGAGAGACAGCCGCCAGTGCCTGGGTACTTACCAAGGTCGGCTCCGAGGCGAGCGCACCCGCACTGCGCCGCCGAGTCATCGCAGCGATCACGCACCCCGGCTTTACAACACCGGACTTCTTCTTCCAGGACACGGCTCTTGCACTTGACGCCGCCCCGGCGGCCGTCGCCGACTTTCTGTCCTCCCGCATTGTGTCGGAGTCCGGCCCTACAACGATCGCTCGCGTCTTCGAACTATCCGATGACGACCTCTTGAAGGTCATCACTGCAATGCACAATCGAATTTGCACACTTGTACGCGAAACTGAGCAAACCCATGCCGAATGGGTTGCAGAGCAAGAGGCGACCCCTACAGCCCCAGCGACCACGACGGTAACCGAGGAGCCCGAGCCTGAACCTTTCACCCCCAAGGCCGTGCTTAATGCGCTCGCCGACTGTGCCGGCAAGCGGGAAACGCCGCTCCAGCATGCGGTCCTGCGCCTCCTTCTGGACATCGACAACAGAGACGCTCGCGATGCCGCGGTCCGGCTGCTCGGCAAGACCGAACCCATCAGCGAACTCAAACTTGTAACCAGCATCCTCGAAGCTATCCCTAAACGGGCAGTCAGCGGCTGGACCAACTGGCTGACCGGCATTGTCCCTTCGGCAATAGTCGCCGCTCATGCCGAGCCAATGAAGAAGCTTGTGGTGGAGGCATGGGAAAATGAGAGCGACCTGAATGTCATCCGTTCCGCCCTCGACGCGCTCACGCCGCTTATTGCCAACTTGCCAGACGGCAGCACCCCAAGCCTGAATTCAGACGTGCTCGAATTTGTCGAATACCACGTCACCACCACCCAAGAAGCCAGTGAACGTCGAGACATCCTTGAGCTTGCTCGACTCTTTGCCTCGGCACGCGTCCTCGACTACGACAAGATCCTGTCCGCTGTCGCACACTCCCTGCAAGACACCCTCGCGGAGACGCTCGCACCGGTCGACACCGACGACCCTTTGTACCGGTATCTGGTTGAAAACGGCACAGAAGCAGTACGCGTGTCCGCCGACGAACTGGTGGACCACGAGGTTCGAGCGTTGCTCGAAGAAGCGACGACTAGCCCGTGGCTCGACGACCTCGGACACGTCGTCATGCCTCTCGAACTTGCCAGGGCTGCAGGCCCAACCCACGTCGACCCCACCGATTTGCCGCCAGTCCATGTCATGGCGGACATCAGCCGCCAGTACGAACAGCTCGCTGTTCACGCCGCCGCGCTTTGGTTCGAATTAACCCATCCGGGTCCCGAGGACTTTGCAGCCGTCTACGATCCCCTGCAACGAGCCAACGCCCACGGACCAGAACTCACAAACGCCGCCGGCAAGGTGCAACAAGGTTGGACAGCGGAGCAGCACCGCGCACTACTCGACAGGTACCTCGCCGAAGCTGACACCGAAGTCCCAAATGACCTGGTGCTGAAGACGCTCGGTCTCGCTAACGTGGATGATACCCAGATCGCCGAACTGCTCATTAGTCGCTTCTCAGCCGCAACGAACAACGTCCAACGGCAGGCCGTAATTGCCTTGTGGGGAAAAGCGAACATCAAGGGTGATGTGGTGCGCCGTCGACTTGTCGAGTCGATCGTCTACGGACTGCTCGACCTGAAAATCAGCAGCGGGAACGGAGGGGCGGCCGAACTCGCTCTGAACGCCCTCAGCAGTGTCGGCAAACCCCTCCCGCCGCGAATCAAAGGGGCACTGGGTGAGCGCGTCAGAAAGGCCGTGACGGGCACGAAGAGTCTGGAAGACAAGGCTCTAGTCGTGTTGCCCGCCCTTGGCTACAAAACCACGACAAAATTTTTCGGCAGTATCAAGCGCGTTCGTTACGACAGTTGA